Part of the Pseudomonadota bacterium genome, GATAATCTAATAGTGTCTGGATGCGAATTCTTTGCGGAGCTTGAATCCGTACTTAACGCGTAATCAGTTCCTACAGGTCGTCACCCTCATCTGGGAATCCATCGCCATCATCATCTGCACTACGATCTGAATAGCGACGCTCCTCGTTCTCCTCAGCTGTCTTACAGTCGATACAAAGTTGCGCAACAGGTCGAGCCATAAGACGGGCAACTGCTATATGCTCACCACAGTTCTCGCACTCTCCGTATGTGTTATCCGCAAACTTTATAAGCGCAGCATCGATCTTCTTGAGGTGATTGAGTTCTCGCTTTCCGATCTTTAGGATCGAATTTTGATTAATTTCGAGCGCTGCGATATCAACCGTGTCGCCGCTGGCACCTTCAAGCTCCTCAACCGACTCATCGCTAAGGTCATCGAGGTGGCGTTGAATGCGCTTCTTCTCCTCTTCAAGTATCCCTTTTAAGGTATCAAGATCTTTCTTCTTCATAAAACTATCCTATTCATGAGCCGAGTTAAATCCGGCCACTCTATACCCTATCATTACTCTATTACTCAACCACTATATCGCTTAGTTCTCAACATAAGTCGAATAAGCTTTTAGGTTAGACGACTCAACCTAGCTGTTCAAGTGTTATTGTGCACCTTCATTATATAATTACGGGTCCTCACCGATAAGTGTGGGTACATTAGATGGAAAACCCCTGCGCGGGAACGTGAACCGCTTCCCGTTACCTGCTCCCGCTCCGATACCGGTTAACCCTGATACTCCCCAAAAACCGCACGCATAGCATCCGAGATCTCACCAACTGTACAGGAGCTACGCGCGCACTCAAGGATGAAAGATACAACCTCCCCCTCTGCGGCGGCAGCTCGCGTTAACGCTGCTAGGCTCTCTGTTGCAAGCGCCTGGTTGCGCCCCGCTCTGAGTGCCGCAACCCTTTGGCACTGCTCATGCTCAACTGCAGGATTAATCTTAAGTATGGGAGGCGCCTGTTCGGTGTCATTAGCATGGATATTCACCCCCACGACGCGCGTATACCCCTGCTCAATGGAGCGTTGCTCCGCATAGGAGGAGTTCTCTATCTCACCCTGAGGATAACGCTGCTCTATAGCTGCCAGCATGCCCCCTAATGCGTCGATCTTGGCGATACGAGCCCGTGCCTCTACCTCGATCCAATCGGTCCACGCTTCAATTAGGTAACTTCCCCCCAACGGATCGGCAGAGAGTGCCACCCCAGACTCCTCGGCCACTATCTGCTGGGTTCTGAGGGCGATCTGAGCGCTCTCCTCGGTCGGCAATCCAAGCGCCTCGTCGAATCCGTTCGTATGGAGCGACTGCGTCCCTCCAAACACCGCTGCCAGGGCCTGGATCGTCGTGCGGACTATATTATTTTGGGGTTGCTGCGCAGTTAGCGAGCTTCCAGCGGTCTGCGTATGAAAGCGCATCATCATTGACCTGGCATCCTTTGCCTGAAAGCGCTCCTTAACGATGCTGGCCCAGAGGCGGCGTGCGGCCCTAAATTTCGCTACCTCTTCAAGAAAGTTATTATGACAGTTAAAGAAGAAAGAGATGCGCGGGGCAATATCATCAACCGCAAGTCCTCTATCAATAGCAGCCTGGATATAGGCGATCCCATCAGCCAGGGTAAAGGCGACCTCCTCCACCGCTGTGCTGCCAGCTTCGCGGATATGGTACCCGGAGACGCTTACGGTGTTCCACTGCGGCACGTTTTTGGCGCAGAATGCAACGAGATCCGTTACAATTCGCATAGCAGGACGGGGCGGATAGATGTAGGTCCCACGCGCCACGTACTCCTTAAGGATATCGTTTTGAGTGGTGCCCCTAAGCGCACCCCACGAAACAGCGCGCCGCTCTGCAACAACTAGCAAAAACGCCAGCAATATCGCTGCCGTTGAATTAATCGTCATTGAGATCGAAACATCCTCCAGCGGTATGCCCTCAAAGAGCTGCTCCATATCGTCCACAGAGGTAATTGAAACTCCGACCCGTCCCACCTCTCCACGTGACAACGCATGGTCCGGATCGCGCCCCATCTGAGTAGGAAGATCAAAGGCTACACTTAGTCCCGTAATGCCCTGCTTAAGCAAAAAGTGATAACGGCTATTAGTGTCTTTGGCCGAACCAAAGCCAGCGTACTGCCGCATCGTCCAGAGCTTGCCCCTATACATGGAGTGATGAATTCCGCGGGTGAATGGAAACTCTCCCGGCTTGGATCCATCACCAGCCGCAACACTCTGCGAGCTATACACATCCTTAATCTCCATACCCGATGAGGTACGGCGCGGCTGATCTTTTTGATTCATGCTCTATCAGGCCTTATGATTTAATTCAGACGCAAAGATGTGGTAACCAGCCTCGCCAGTTCCTCTACCTTACTACGCCCCTCTACCGGTCCGACCACATTGATTGAGAGTAGCTTTCCATCAAACGATGCTGACAGAACTATGGTAGCCAACCTACCCCGCGAGGAGTTGCTTTCAAATTCATGTAGTAGAAGGGGAAGGTTGTTCTGTTCAACAACCTCTCTCTGTACCCATTTTAGACCAGGGATCGAGGTCTCATAAGCTGCCTCCAGGGTCTCCTTGAAGTCAGCTATCGCCCCTCGATCAACCAGCACCTCACCGAATCGGAAGGCTATGATGTAGCCACCACTTTGGCCACGCCAAGCTGCATCTGGATATGGGGGCGCCCGCCACCGTTCCTTAACCGCAACCCCACCCATTAACGAAAAGCCCTGCGGCAGCCGAAATGTCACACGCCCTCCGCACATCACGACCTGCTCCGGATCTTTAGTTTTCTCGCATTGTGGCGGCGCGATAAAGGAGACCTTGCGCGGACTTCCAAGCATGTTTTGATAGTCGAGGGTGGTTATGATAGCACGGGGTGACTCAAGTGAAGCCGATGGAAAGTCAGCCCCAACCGTCTCGCCCAGCCCGACTGACGTTACGAACTCCTGAAACTCCTGCCAGTTTTCCGGCCAGCGCTTATATTCACAGTAAAATGAGGACATAGCCTTGAACGCCTGCTCCTCAAACTCCTCCGGTGGGCGCACCGTCGTCGTAGTTGTTGAACACGCCAGTAAAAGAGCAGGCGTAACAAGTTTTAGGAGGGTGTTTAATATCCGATAGCTGTTTTTCACACTAAAACGATACCCTTCTGAGTTAAGGTTAGTAAAGCGGAGAATTTAGCTACCTAGACCCCCTACGCTTTATATCCCCCCTTCCCCACTCCTATTCTCGTGCTAGTATCCCTCAATAGTATGGATACAAACGACGAATTAGCGCGCAGAGATGCGCAAGCAGAACAGGGTGGTGGCGCTGAGCGGGTAGCAAAGCAGCACCAGGGGGGGAAGCTCACCGCTCGTGAGCGGATTAACTACCTAGTTGATCCCGGGTCGTTCTCTGAGCTCGATAAGTTCGTTACGCACCGCTCTAACAACTTCGGATTGGCAGACAAGCGTTATTTTGGAGACGGTGTCATTACAGGCACAGGACTCATTAACGGTCGAGTCGTGTGCGTATTTGCCCAGGACTTTACCGTTTTTGGCGGATCACTAGCCGCCATGCACGCCAAAAAGGTCGTCAAGATTATGGACCTTGCGGAACGGATCGGGTGTCCGATTATCGGCTTAAACGATTCTGGTGGAGCGCGCATCCAGGAGGGGGTCGAGAGCCTTGGGGGCTATGCAGATATCTTTCTTAGAAACACCCTACTCTCCGGTGTGGTGCCCCAACTTTCACTAATTATGGGGCCCTGTGCGGGGGGTGCTGTTTACTCCCCAGCTATTACCGACTTTGTACTGATGGTGAAGGGCTCAAGCCACATGTTCATCACCGGCCCCGACGTTATTAAGACCGTAACGAAGGAGGAGGTTTCAAAGGAGCTGCTTGGAGGCGCAGATACGCACTCCAATATCAGTGGAATCGCGCACCTTGAGGCTGAGAGCGATCAGGATTGCCTCGACCGCTGTAGGGAGCTGCTCTCCTTTATCCCGCAGAACAATCTAGACCAGGCTGCTCTCGTCATGTCTGGAGATCTGGCGACACGCGAGGATGCTGCGCTCGATACCCTGATTCCGGCTCAGCCGAACCTCCCCTATGATATTAAGGCGCTAATTCATTCGATCGCCGATTCGCACGAATTCTTCGAGATACAACCGACCTTTGCTCAAAATATCGTGATCGGATTTATCCGACTGAACGGCCGTTCAGTCGGCGTTGTTGCCAATCAACCCTCGGTACTAGCCGGCTGTCTGGATATAAACGCCAGTACCAAAGCTGCCCGTTTCGTACGCTTCTGTGATGCCTTTAATGTGCCACTCCTAACGCTTGTCGATGTTCCCGGTTTTCTGCCCGGCGTACAGCAGGAGCACGGCGGCATAATTCGACACGGGGCGAAGCTGCTCTACGCATTCGCTGAGGCAACCGTACCGAAGGTCACTGTGATTACACGCAAAGCTTATGGCGGGGCCTACGACGTGATGGCCTCTAAGCATATCCGCGCCGATATGAACTTCGCCTACCCGAGCGCCGAGATCGCGGTGATGGGCTCTGAGGGGGCCGTAAATATTATATTCCGTAAGGAGCTGGAGGATGCCGCGCTTACCGGAGATGCGCCGGAGCGTCGCGCGCAGCTAGTTCGTGAATATAGGGATAAATTCGCTAACCCGTGGGAGGCTGCAGAGCTCGGATTTATCGATGCTGTCATACGTCCCCGCGAGACACGCACTAGGGTAATCGAGGCCTTCTCGCTCCTCTCAACCAAGAGACAATCTAACCCGAAGAAAAAACACGGCAATATTCCCCTCTAAAAGCGCCTGATAGGAGCGCATGAATTAGGAGAGCATGAATAACATCGAGCTGCGACCACCACTACCGCCCCCCCTTTCACATACGGGGATTACATTTGTGTTCGGATCGTTTGATCAAGCTACGGCCCTATCTCCTGCAACCGTATGTGCCATAGCTGCGGCGCTAACAAACATCCTGCCTGCTGGCGAGCTCTCTGTGGCTCCCGATG contains:
- a CDS encoding TraR/DksA C4-type zinc finger protein, producing MKKKDLDTLKGILEEEKKRIQRHLDDLSDESVEELEGASGDTVDIAALEINQNSILKIGKRELNHLKKIDAALIKFADNTYGECENCGEHIAVARLMARPVAQLCIDCKTAEENEERRYSDRSADDDGDGFPDEGDDL
- a CDS encoding methylmalonyl-CoA mutase family protein; this encodes MNQKDQPRRTSSGMEIKDVYSSQSVAAGDGSKPGEFPFTRGIHHSMYRGKLWTMRQYAGFGSAKDTNSRYHFLLKQGITGLSVAFDLPTQMGRDPDHALSRGEVGRVGVSITSVDDMEQLFEGIPLEDVSISMTINSTAAILLAFLLVVAERRAVSWGALRGTTQNDILKEYVARGTYIYPPRPAMRIVTDLVAFCAKNVPQWNTVSVSGYHIREAGSTAVEEVAFTLADGIAYIQAAIDRGLAVDDIAPRISFFFNCHNNFLEEVAKFRAARRLWASIVKERFQAKDARSMMMRFHTQTAGSSLTAQQPQNNIVRTTIQALAAVFGGTQSLHTNGFDEALGLPTEESAQIALRTQQIVAEESGVALSADPLGGSYLIEAWTDWIEVEARARIAKIDALGGMLAAIEQRYPQGEIENSSYAEQRSIEQGYTRVVGVNIHANDTEQAPPILKINPAVEHEQCQRVAALRAGRNQALATESLAALTRAAAAEGEVVSFILECARSSCTVGEISDAMRAVFGEYQG
- a CDS encoding acyl-CoA carboxylase subunit beta, with translation MDTNDELARRDAQAEQGGGAERVAKQHQGGKLTARERINYLVDPGSFSELDKFVTHRSNNFGLADKRYFGDGVITGTGLINGRVVCVFAQDFTVFGGSLAAMHAKKVVKIMDLAERIGCPIIGLNDSGGARIQEGVESLGGYADIFLRNTLLSGVVPQLSLIMGPCAGGAVYSPAITDFVLMVKGSSHMFITGPDVIKTVTKEEVSKELLGGADTHSNISGIAHLEAESDQDCLDRCRELLSFIPQNNLDQAALVMSGDLATREDAALDTLIPAQPNLPYDIKALIHSIADSHEFFEIQPTFAQNIVIGFIRLNGRSVGVVANQPSVLAGCLDINASTKAARFVRFCDAFNVPLLTLVDVPGFLPGVQQEHGGIIRHGAKLLYAFAEATVPKVTVITRKAYGGAYDVMASKHIRADMNFAYPSAEIAVMGSEGAVNIIFRKELEDAALTGDAPERRAQLVREYRDKFANPWEAAELGFIDAVIRPRETRTRVIEAFSLLSTKRQSNPKKKHGNIPL